The Penaeus chinensis breed Huanghai No. 1 chromosome 21, ASM1920278v2, whole genome shotgun sequence genome has a window encoding:
- the LOC125036659 gene encoding arginine--tRNA ligase, cytoplasmic-like isoform X2 has protein sequence MTDARVCDYILRCAKAEKETQKLTERLQALATGSLDCLENEDINDKDFLNLLNENKKLKYRINILKKSIETAGGDAGSSNIDDFGSHMCNIIGQLEKIFTKAVLSAYPQAVNPVIQIQLSKHADYQCNAAMALAKVFLRKTPREVGQEVLKNVAPNPLISNLELSGPGFINIVLNKDFIKQQVTNLILNGVTPPPATPIQVVVDFSSPNIAKEMHVGHLRSTIIGDSIARLLEFLGHKVLRLNHLGDWGTQFGMLIAHLQDTFPNFATEPPPIADLQKFYKESKKRFDEDEAFKKRAYEAVVKLQAYEPLHKKGWEEICEISRKEFMKVYERLQIRIIDRGESFYQERMVKLVKELNDAGLLEEDDGRKVMFGEGTDVPLTVVKSDGGYTYDTSDMACLKHRIEEEKADWIVYVTDAGQSQHFKSFLSCAKKAGFYNDVKTRVDHVTFGVVLGEDKKKFKTRSGDTVRLVDLLNEGLQRSEEKLKEKDRHTVLTPEEFEKARDAVAYGCIKYADLCHDRSRDYIFSFDRMLDFRGNTAAYLLYALTRIRSIIRTAGVKQEEIEAEAKKGTIALDHEKEWKLARTILKLPDVLVQITQDLYLHPLCEFLYEVSTVFTEFYDNCYCVEKDQSGNIVKINMNRILLCEATAQIMEKCFSILGITTVGKM, from the exons GAAAAAGAAACGCAGAAACTGACAGAACGTCTGCAGGCTCTTGCGACCGGCTCCCTGGATTGTCTTGAAAATGAGGACATTAATGACAAAGACTTCCTTAACCTtctgaatgaaaacaaaaagctGAAGTATCGCATCAACATTTTGAAAAAG AGCATAGAGACTGCAGGAGGTGATGCAGGTAGCAGCAACATAGATGACTTTGGCAGCCACATGTGTAATATCATTGGTCAACTTGAGAAAATCTTCACTAAAGCAGTGCTCTCTGCTTATCCTCAAGCTGTCAACCCTGTGATTCAGATTCAGCTTTCTAAGCATGCAGATTATCAGTGTAATGCTGCTATGGCTCTTGCAaaggtat TCTTAAGAAAAACCCCTAGAGAAGTAGGACAGGAGGTTCTGAAAAATGTTGCACCAAATCCCCTCATTTCTAATCTTGAATTATCTGGGCCTGGATTTATCAACATTGTCCTCAACAAAGACTTCATCAAGCAACAG GTAACAAATTTAATACTGAATGGTGTAACTCCTCCTCCTGCAACACCAATACAAGTTGTGGTTGATTTTTCATCTCCTAACATTGCAAAGGAGATGCATGTCGGTCATTTGAG atcgACCATTATTGGTGATAGTATTGCTCGCTTACTGGAGTTCCTTGGGCACAAAGTGTTGAGACTCAACCATTTAGGGGATTGGGGAACACAGTTTGGCATGCTCATTGCCCACTTGCAG GACACTTTCCCAAACTTTGCAACAGAACCTCCACCAATTGCTGATCTTCAGAAGTTTTACAAGGAATCTAAAAAGAGATTTGATGAAGATGAAGCATTTAAGAAGCGGGCTTATGAAGCAGTTGTAAAACTGCAAGCATATGAGCCACTACACAAGAAGGGTTGGGAAGAAATCTGTGAAATTTCAAGAAAAGAGTTTATGaag GTTTATGAACGTCTCCAGATTCGTATCATAGATCGAGGTGAATCCTTTTATCAGGAACGAATGGTTAAGCTTGTTAAAGAGCTCAATGATGCTGGATTACTGGAAGAAGATGATGGTCGTAAG GTTATGTTTGGAGAAGGAACAGATGTCCCATTGACTGTTGTGAAGTCAGATGGTGGTTATACCTATGATACATCAGACATGGCATGCCTCAAGCACaggatagaagaggaaaaggctGATTGGATTGTATATGTTACAGATGCAGGACAGTCACAGCATTTCAAG AGCTTTTTGTCCTGTGCAAAGAAAGCTGGCTTTTATAATGATGTCAAAACACGTGTAGATCATGTCACGTTTGGTGTGGTATTAGGAGAGGACAAGAAGAAATTTAAGACAAGATCAG GTGATACAGTGCGATTGGTTGATTTGCTTAACGAGGGTCTCCAGAGGTCCGAAGAGAAGCTGAAAGAGAAGGATCGACATACAGTTCTTACCCCAGAAGAGTTTGAAAAGGCTCGTGATGCTGTTGCTTATGGTTGCATTAAATATGCTGACTTGTGCCATGACAG aTCTCGAGACTACATTTTCTCTTTTGACCGTATGTTAGACTTCAGGGGGAACACTGCCGCATATCTTCTATATGCCCTCACCAGGATACGTTCCATTATTCGTACAG CTGGTGTGAAACAAGAGGAAATTGAAGCTGAAGCCAAAAAGGGCACAATAGCCTTAGATCATGAGAAAGAGTGGAAGTTGGCAAGAACCATTCTGAAGTTACCTGATGTGCTCGTCCAAATTACCCAGGACCTCTACTTACATCCACTCTGTGAATTCCTTTATGAG GTGTCCACAGTATTTACAGAATTCTATGACAACTGCTACTGTGTGGAGAAAGACCAAAGTGGAAATATTGTCAAGATCAATATGAATCGCATTTTGCTGTGTGAAGCAACAGCACAGATCATGGAAAAATGCTTTTCCATTTTAGGCATCACAACAGTTGGCAAAATGTAG
- the LOC125036659 gene encoding arginine--tRNA ligase, cytoplasmic-like isoform X1 has protein sequence MQIISVMLLWLLQRVLRKTPREVGQEVLKNVAPNPLISNLELSGPGFINIVLNKDFIKQQVTNLILNGVTPPPATPIQVVVDFSSPNIAKEMHVGHLRSTIIGDSIARLLEFLGHKVLRLNHLGDWGTQFGMLIAHLQDTFPNFATEPPPIADLQKFYKESKKRFDEDEAFKKRAYEAVVKLQAYEPLHKKGWEEICEISRKEFMKVYERLQIRIIDRGESFYQERMVKLVKELNDAGLLEEDDGRKVMFGEGTDVPLTVVKSDGGYTYDTSDMACLKHRIEEEKADWIVYVTDAGQSQHFKSFLSCAKKAGFYNDVKTRVDHVTFGVVLGEDKKKFKTRSGDTVRLVDLLNEGLQRSEEKLKEKDRHTVLTPEEFEKARDAVAYGCIKYADLCHDRSRDYIFSFDRMLDFRGNTAAYLLYALTRIRSIIRTAGVKQEEIEAEAKKGTIALDHEKEWKLARTILKLPDVLVQITQDLYLHPLCEFLYEVSTVFTEFYDNCYCVEKDQSGNIVKINMNRILLCEATAQIMEKCFSILGITTVGKM, from the exons ATGCAGATTATCAGTGTAATGCTGCTATGGCTCTTGCAaag AGTCTTAAGAAAAACCCCTAGAGAAGTAGGACAGGAGGTTCTGAAAAATGTTGCACCAAATCCCCTCATTTCTAATCTTGAATTATCTGGGCCTGGATTTATCAACATTGTCCTCAACAAAGACTTCATCAAGCAACAG GTAACAAATTTAATACTGAATGGTGTAACTCCTCCTCCTGCAACACCAATACAAGTTGTGGTTGATTTTTCATCTCCTAACATTGCAAAGGAGATGCATGTCGGTCATTTGAG atcgACCATTATTGGTGATAGTATTGCTCGCTTACTGGAGTTCCTTGGGCACAAAGTGTTGAGACTCAACCATTTAGGGGATTGGGGAACACAGTTTGGCATGCTCATTGCCCACTTGCAG GACACTTTCCCAAACTTTGCAACAGAACCTCCACCAATTGCTGATCTTCAGAAGTTTTACAAGGAATCTAAAAAGAGATTTGATGAAGATGAAGCATTTAAGAAGCGGGCTTATGAAGCAGTTGTAAAACTGCAAGCATATGAGCCACTACACAAGAAGGGTTGGGAAGAAATCTGTGAAATTTCAAGAAAAGAGTTTATGaag GTTTATGAACGTCTCCAGATTCGTATCATAGATCGAGGTGAATCCTTTTATCAGGAACGAATGGTTAAGCTTGTTAAAGAGCTCAATGATGCTGGATTACTGGAAGAAGATGATGGTCGTAAG GTTATGTTTGGAGAAGGAACAGATGTCCCATTGACTGTTGTGAAGTCAGATGGTGGTTATACCTATGATACATCAGACATGGCATGCCTCAAGCACaggatagaagaggaaaaggctGATTGGATTGTATATGTTACAGATGCAGGACAGTCACAGCATTTCAAG AGCTTTTTGTCCTGTGCAAAGAAAGCTGGCTTTTATAATGATGTCAAAACACGTGTAGATCATGTCACGTTTGGTGTGGTATTAGGAGAGGACAAGAAGAAATTTAAGACAAGATCAG GTGATACAGTGCGATTGGTTGATTTGCTTAACGAGGGTCTCCAGAGGTCCGAAGAGAAGCTGAAAGAGAAGGATCGACATACAGTTCTTACCCCAGAAGAGTTTGAAAAGGCTCGTGATGCTGTTGCTTATGGTTGCATTAAATATGCTGACTTGTGCCATGACAG aTCTCGAGACTACATTTTCTCTTTTGACCGTATGTTAGACTTCAGGGGGAACACTGCCGCATATCTTCTATATGCCCTCACCAGGATACGTTCCATTATTCGTACAG CTGGTGTGAAACAAGAGGAAATTGAAGCTGAAGCCAAAAAGGGCACAATAGCCTTAGATCATGAGAAAGAGTGGAAGTTGGCAAGAACCATTCTGAAGTTACCTGATGTGCTCGTCCAAATTACCCAGGACCTCTACTTACATCCACTCTGTGAATTCCTTTATGAG GTGTCCACAGTATTTACAGAATTCTATGACAACTGCTACTGTGTGGAGAAAGACCAAAGTGGAAATATTGTCAAGATCAATATGAATCGCATTTTGCTGTGTGAAGCAACAGCACAGATCATGGAAAAATGCTTTTCCATTTTAGGCATCACAACAGTTGGCAAAATGTAG
- the LOC125036683 gene encoding trypsin-2-like: MIRIRPVPRVFLITRLDKRTTAGHLYCKGPTMKFITAYLCLFSCVLAERARQDIKIAGGQPAVAGQFPWLVSIEATNFQESWPLCGGTLISSEWVLTAAHCLDSEKPEWLWVISGEVDRNLNEGSEQYLYVDYFIQHPDYIYWQTPYLNDVGLIHLSTPAILDSYTNLPPLPTSPAPLTGPCWEAGWGATAESAPGSDKLLWAEIDLLASTQCEAAYNSAHDPNAVCAGSVAGGAGACVGDNGGGLVCLDGDGYVIVGGIMSWREGCAQPGKPAVYMDIYKYSDWIIGTIQSSGK, from the exons atgataagaatccGTCCAGTCCCACGGGTATTCTTAATAACTAGGCTAGATAAAAGGACAACTGCTGGGCATTTATACTGTAAAGGACCTACCATGAAGTTCATAACCGCGTACCTGT GTCTTTTCAGCTGCGTTCTTGCTGAACGTGCGAGACAAGATATCAAGATTGCCGGTGGTCAACCTGCAGTTGCAG GGCAATTCCCATGGCTGGTGAGCATCGAAGCCACTAACTTCCAGGAGAGTTGGCCTTTGTGCGGAGGCACTCTCATCAGCTCCGAATGGGTCCTAACTGCCGCACACTGCCTGGACTCTGAAAAGCCCGAATGGCTCTGG GTGATATCAGGTGAGGTCGATCGAAATCTCAACGAAGGTTCTGAACAGTATCTGTATGTGGATTACTTCATCCAGCACCCCGACTATATCTA TTGGCAGACTCCGTACCTAAACGACGTGGGCCTCATTCACCTTTCGACCCCTGCAATTCTCGACTCCTACACAAATCTGCCTCCCCTGCCAACTAGTCCTGCGCCTCTCACGG GTCCATGCTGGGAGGCAGGTTGGGGCGCTACAGCTGAAAGTGCGCCAGGCTCAGATAAGTTACTGTGGGCGGAAATTGACCTCCTAGCCTCGACTCAGTGCGAAGCGGCGTACAACTCTGCCCATGATCCAAATGCCGTATGTGCCGGGAGTGTTGCTGGTGGAGCCGGCGCTTGCGTG GGAGACAATGGCGGCGGGCTAGTGTGTCTGGACGGCGATGGTTATGTTATAGTGGGTGGCATTATGTCCTGGCGAGAGGGATGTGCTCAGCCAGGCAAACCAGCcgtgtatatggatatttataagtACAGCGATTGGATCATTGGTACGATCCAGTCTTCAGGAAAATAA
- the LOC125036630 gene encoding NFX1-type zinc finger-containing protein 1-like, translating into MAEYDAYSDEFHGQIVPTAHRQFRRGNYRAANPQSGTRPKTFSQRGSNPQLDRQPGNQPRPFSQRGSNPQLDRQPGNQPRPFSQRGSNPQLNRQPGNQPRPFSQRGSNPQLNRQPRPLSQRGNNQPATFYRDRGGKSSGLGGRKRSECCLVDEHVEYKHKEDTAERDTATSGSKRRENRRKREHPMGYKALESMLTLYPDQVVLKLQTEHSGYDLLIGNDDICYDKMCLLMQVLCHASKSQVSRENLNTLLVKTFNTKFINHLIKFSMVIGYQREGDHEKTSKYFTDLSAVLHTYAHIMPTRAVDHLLPLIDSSVLICQRLTFPEIVRQNEETKAFLENEKLIVEKQHNKQGKPNTERWMEKLPPPNNFRDLPVIPTAEDISDIDDPYLRENITQGGYKDVDHYLDVQFRLLREDFVRPLRLGIQEFRLDTHSKNLDIRIYKDVKVVGSDIKNGDVVHYVEIPFNKKIKIENSKRLLYGNLLCFSTDNFKTLILGSVAERNMEDLKKGRLGVKFEDDISNQKKLWIMAESRAYFMAYKHVLKALQGITTDSFPFQEFIINVTQEKIYPSYLTPQTTYDLRVFEHSKMMKKSETFNQLFRSKCNQDPEIMWSQNPRLQTVRVMGDLELWPSVGDLGLDESQHRALKSALTSKLAIIQGPPGTGKTFIGLKIAQTLLHNSDFWKLNGHSPILVVCFTNHALDQFLEGIAKFTKSIVRVGSRTKSDVISDFQIRTLINAVKRRRQMPEDVYELNQTRHQDALAAEKEVRKWKSALEETENPQGILQKHVFLAEEVITDNVARQIQNISLHSWLMDPSVFREEKENGETILDNPRAPTETQEEDDNENWRDAEELMADEEDERMIDMEDNYSTQKQTTPRWILDYEVHIKSLEKEFMCLSSKDLGEIDVNLQTRYYQEVELLTNRLNILRHGLQTVTRNSSTDLEKMETRLNIKTLSFKDRWLLYKIWLKRMLEKFKKKTEIAEKEFQRCSKALEEIRCQEMLHVMRHAAVVGMTTTGAAQNTTVLQALEPSIVIIEEAAEILEAHVITSLSRRCKHLIMIGDHQQLQPSATVYELATKYKLEISLFERMIKNGLPYETLDYQHRMRPEISSLLVPSIYPHLKNHSSVDEYPCIKGVTASLFFINHTHHEDKGISDDNNSRQNTFEGELIMALCRHLILQGYKSDNITILTPYSGQFFLLRKLQRKHHVCQGVPICIVDNFQGEENDIILLSLVRSNEKGQVGFLRKENRVCVALSRAKHGLYITGNMSQLTAATRGENLWTKINEDLIRNKAIGSALTLRCENHPEHLTSVSSGDDLLEKCPEGGCLKACSTLLPSCNHRCPKICHMTEQDHTNVKCPQPCPKMCERNHYCQQRCWEACKPCTVLIAKTLPCGHTHEVRCHDYKKNNLPCPTVVKRQLPHCNHEVEMQCHRDPVTFPCPIPCDIRLECGHQCPRKCHTTIDPDHLEFKCEQPCTRVPEGCSKAHRCQKPCWEKCELCMEYVKKITQCGHRHTTYCHIKKEDIICKQDCRKILPCQHPCPKKCSEECGGCLVKVKKIVPDCRHEIQVECSQPPLKSRCEKRCIVTLPCSHPCRALCREVCTEKCQELVRTTNVCPKGHAIYLPCHLQHQSGKHTWTFCSEPCSEMLDCEHPCGGQCGSCLHGRLHIACAKKCERSLPCGHVCKAACSAECPPCTDSCPLKCKHSRCKKKCGEPCTDCQEKCLRRCIHQTCTKLCSQKCSVPPCKEPCEKKLRCGHPCVGYCGDPCPHLCRSCDKDTLTEILFGSEDEEDARFVLLEDCRHVIEADGLENWLSNDVGEISMKKCPRCQSPIYNNRRFQGLILKSYENIRQLKYKYYTEEPKIQQQDIEQILSDVSMSGFHEEVRQIKKSIRQDPQNVASRKIKYLSDAEWVLLKFLASVLQRLSELLKQHPDLYDPLKSEAEFILTRAMSQKLRISRQMMEEITCELQRIVVLPAYWKVLERFLQTKHHYLGRIRNELANCFHPCRKFDSQTEEKVRGLLKESEKFIGGLGISEEERLQIIGAVGLKQGHWYKCPNGHIYCIGECGGAMEESKCPECGEKIGGRNHALHGRNRHAGEMDGSHFAAWSDQANMANYVFDH; encoded by the exons ATGGCAGAGTATGATGCTTACAGTGATGAGTTTCATGGGCAGATTGTCCCCACTGCCCATCGGCAATTCCGTCGCGGCAATTACCGTGCGGCGAATCCTCAATCGGGAACACGGCCTAAGACGTTCAGTCAACGTGGCAGCAATCCTCAGTTGGACCGTCAGCCAGGAAATCAGCCAAGGCCGTTCAGTCAACGTGGCAGCAATCCTCAGTTGGACCGTCAGCCAGGAAATCAGCCAAGGCCGTTCAGTCAACGTGGCAGCAATCCTCAGTTGAACCGTCAGCCAGGAAATCAGCCAAGGCCGTTCAGTCAACGTGGCAGCAATCCTCAGTTGAACCGTCAGCCAAGGCCGCTCAGTCAACGCGGCAATAATCAGCCAGCAACATTTTATCGGGACCGAGGCGGAAAATCATCCGGACTTGGTGGTCGGAAACGGTCCGAGTGTTGTCTAGTCGATGAACATGTGGAATATAAGCATAAAGAAGATACTGCTGAGAGAGATACTGCTACGTCAGGTagcaagaggagagaaaacagaagaaagcggGAACATCCCATGGGATATAAAGCCCTAGAAAGTATGCTTACCTTGTATCCAGACCAAGTAGTACTGAAATTGCAAACTGAACATTCTGGATATGATCTCTTGATCGGGAATGATGATATTTGTTATGATAAAATGTGTTTGCTTATGCAAGTTCTTTGCCATGCGTCAAAGTCTCAAGTCAGTCGAGAAAACTTGAATACCCTTCTTGTTAAAACTTTTAACACCAAGTTTATTAATCATCTGATAAAATTTTCTATGGTGATAGGATATCAGCGTGAAGGTGACCATGAGAAAACATCCAAATATTTTACAGATTTGTCAGCTGTCCTACATACATATGCTCACATAATGCCAACCAGAGCTGTGGATCATCTCCTACCGCTGATCGATAGTTCAGTTCTGATTTGCCAAAGGTTAACATTCCCGGAAATTGTTAGgcaaaatgaagaaacaaaagcCTTCTTGGaaaatgagaaattgatagtaGAAAAGCAACACAATAAACAAGGAAAACCAAACacagagagatggatggaaaaaTTACCTCCTCCAAATAATTTCCGAGATCTACCGGTCATCCCTACTGCTGAGGACATCAGCGATATAGACGATCCTTATTTAAGAGAGAACATAACTCAAGGAGGTTATAAAGATGTTGACCATTACTTGGATGTACAATTTCGGCTCCTGAGAGAAGATTTTGTAAGGCCTCTTAGATTAGGTATTCAAGAGTTTAGACTCGATACACATTCAAAAAACTTAGATATTAGGATTTATAAGGATGTGAAAGTTGTGGGGAGTGACATAAAAAATGGAGATGTGGTCCACTATGTTGAAATACCAtttaacaagaaaattaaaatagaaaaCTCAAAAAGACTATTGTATGGTAATCTTTTGTGTTTTAGTACAGACAATTTTAAGACCCTAATACTCGGATCAGTAGCAGAGAGAAATATGGAAGATCTGAAGAAAGGTAGACTTGGTGTCAAATTTGAAGATGATATCAGTAACCAAAAAAAACTGTGGATAATGGCTGAATCCAGAGCTTATTTTATGGCTTACAAGCATGTGCTGAAAGCTCTGCAAGGAATTACAACTGATTCATTTCCTTTTCAAGAATTCATAATCAATGTCACACAGGAGAAAATATATCCCAGCTATTTAACTCCACAGACCACTTATGACCTTAGGGTATTTGAACATtcgaagatgatgaaaaaatcagaGACTTTCAACCAGCTCTTTCGCAGCAAATGTAATCAGGATCCCGAAATTATGTGGTCCCAAAATCCTCGTTTACAGACAGTGAGAGTAATGGGGGATCTTGAGCTTTGGCCTTCAGTGGGGGATCTTGGTCTGGATGAGTCTCAGCATAGAGCTTTGAAGAGTGCACTTACTAGCAAACTCGCCATCATACAGGGTCCTCCAGGAACAGGAAAAACATTTATTGGACTTAAGATTGCACAGACGCTTCTTCACAACAGTGACTTTTGGAAACTCAATGGACACTCACCTATATTGGTTGTATGTTTTACCAATCATGCTCTTGATCAGTTTCTTGAGGGAATTGCAAAATTCACAAAAAGCATTGTTCGTGTTGGTTCAAGAACGAAAAGTGACGTGATCAGTGATTTTCAAATAAGAACACTTATAAATGCAGTGAAAAGAAGGAGGCAAATGCCTGAAGATGTCTACGAGCTGAATCAGACCAGGCACCAAGATGCATTAGCGGCAGAGAAGGAAGTAAGAAAATGGAAGTCAGCATTGGAAGAGACTGAAAATCCACAAGGCATTCTTCAAAAACATGTCTTTCTGGCAGAAGAAGTCATAACAGATAATGTTGCACGTCAAATTCAGAACATTTCTCTACATTCCTGGTTGATGGATCCGTCAGTCTttcgggaagaaaaggaaaatggagagactATCCTAGACAATCCCAGGGCTCCAACAGAGACTCAAGAGGAGGATGACAACGAAAATTGGCGTGATGCTGAGGAACTCATGGCTgacgaggaagatgaaaggatgaTTGATATGGAAGACAACTATAGCACACAGAAGCAAACCACTCCTCGATGGATTTTAGACTATGAGGTGCATATAAAGAGCTTAGAGAAGGAGTTTATGTGTCTAAGTTCTAAAGACCTGGGAGAAATTGACGTAAATCTGCAAACTAGATATTATCAGGAGGTAGAATTACTAACTAATCGTCTGAATATTCTGAGACACGGTCTTCAAACCGTAACACGGAACTCCAGTACTGATTTAGAGAAAATGGAAACAAGGTTAAATATCAAGACTCTGTCTTTCAAAGATCGCTGGCTCCTCTACAAGATATGGCTCAAGCGAATGCTtgaaaaatttaagaaaaaaactgaaatagcAGAAAAAGAGTTCCAACGGTGCTCAAAGGCCTTGGAAGAGATTCGGTGCCAGGAAATGCTTCATGTCATGAGGCACGCAGCAGTGGTGGGCATGACGACAACGGGGGCTGCACAGAACACAACCGTCCTGCAAGCACTTGAGCCATCCATAG TGATTATAGAAGAAGCTGCTGAGATCCTAGAGGCACACGTCATCACTTCTCTTTCCAGAAGGTGCAAACACCTGATAATGATTG GTGATCACCAGCAGCTGCAGCCAAGTGCCACTGTATACGAACTTGCCACTAAATACAAGCTGGAAATTTCGTTGTTTGAAAGGATGATCAAAAATGGTCTACC GTATGAGACTTTGGATTATCAACATCGGATGAGGCCTGAAATATCCTCCTTGCTCGTCCCATCCATTTATCCGCACCTGAAAAACCATTCGTCAGTCGATGAGTACCCTTGTATCAAGGGAGTCACTGCAAGCCTCTTCTTCATTAACCACACTCACCATGAGGACAAA GGCATATCTGATGACAACAACAGTCGTCAAAATACGTTTGAAGGTGAGCTAATCATGGCTCTTTGTCGCCACCTGATTCTGCAAGGTTACAAGTCTGACAATATAACTATCCTCACACCATACTCTGGACAGTTCTTTCTCCTCAGAAAG TTGCAACGGAAACATCATGTCTGTCAGGGAGTTCCTATCTGTATTGTGGATAATTttcaaggagaagaaaatgacatTATACTACTGTCTCTTGTGCGCAGTAATGAGAAAGGTCAAGTAGGATTTTTACGGAAGGAAAATCGAGTTTGTGTGGCTCTTTCACGAGCAAAGCATGGCCTCTACATCACAGGTAACATGAGTCAGCTGACTGCTGCTACAAGGGGGGAAAATCTTTGGACAAAGATCAACGAAGATCTTATAAGAAACAAAGCAATAGGCAGTGCCTTAACACTGCGTTGTGAAAACCACCCAGAACATCTAACTTCAGTGTCAAGTGGTGATGACCTCCTAGAAAAATGTCCTGAGGGAGGATGCTTGAAAGCATGCTCCACCTTGCTGCCATCATGTAATCACAGATGCCCTAAGATTTGTCACATGACAGAACAAGACCATACAAATGTAAAATGTCCACAGCCATGCCCTAAAATGTGCGAAAGGAACCATTATTGTCAACAAAGATGCTGGGAAGCATGTAAACCATGCACAGTTTTAATTGCCAAAACACTTCCGTGTGGGCATACCCATGAAGTGAGATGCCATGATTACAAAAAGAATAATCTCCCCTGTCCGACTGTAGTTAAAAGGCAGTTGCCACACTGTAATCATGAAGTTGAAATGCAATGTCATCGTGATCCGGTAACATTTCCGTGTCCCATTCCATGTGACATACGACTTGAATGTGGACATCAGTGTCCACGGAAATGCCACACCACCATTGATCCTGACCATTTGGAGTTCAAGTGCGAACAGCCATGCACACGCGTACCAGAAGGTTGCAGTAAAGCTCATCGATGCCAGAAACCGTGTTGGGAGAAGTGTGAACTTTGTATGGAATATGTTAAGAAAATCACACAGTGTGGTCACAGACACACGACTTACTGCCATATAAAGAAAGAGGATATCATTTGTAAGCAAGACTGCAGAAAAATATTGCCATGCCAACACCCATGCCCGAAGAAATGCAGCGAAGAATGTGGAGGCTGTCTGGTAAAAGTAAAGAAGATTGTGCCAGACTGTCGTCATGAAATTCAA GTTGAATGTAGCCAGCCTCCTTTGAAGTCAAGGTGTGAAAAACGGTGCATCGTCACCCTTCCATGTTCCCATCCTTGCCGTGCCCTCTGCCGTGAGGTCTGTACAGAGAAATGTCAAGAACTGGTCAGGACCACTAATGTCTGTCCAAAGGGTCATGCTATATACCTGCCATGCCATCTCCAACACC AAAGTGGAAAACACACCTGGACCTTCTGCAGCGAGCCATGCAGTGAAATGCTTGATTGTGAACATCCGTGCGGAGGGCAGTGTGGCTCCTGTCTCCATGGACGGCTCCACATAGCGTGTGCAAAGAAATGCGAGAGATCCCTTCCGTGTGGACATGT TTGCAAAGCAGCTTGCAGTGCAGAGTGTCCCCCTTGTACCGATTCTTGCCCTCTGAAGTGTAAGCACAGCCGTTGTAAGAAGAAATGTGGAGAACCCTGCACGGACTGCCAG GAAAAATGTCTAAGAAGGTGCATACACCAAACTTGCACAAAACTCTGCAGTCAGAAGTGCTCAGTCCCACCCTGTAAGGAACCTTGTGAGAAAAAGCTTAGATGTGGGCATCCATGCGTTGGGTACTGCGGTGATCCCTGCCCGCATTTGTGCCGTTCTTGTGACAAGGACACACTTACGGAAATACTATTTGGCTCCGAGGACGAAGAAGATGCAAG ATTCGTGCTACTGGAAGACTGTCGCCATGTGATAGAAGCCGACGGTCTTGAGAACTGGCTCTCTAATGATGTCGGTGAAATTTCCATGAAAAAATGCCCACGATGCCAGAGCCCCATCTACAACAACAGACGTTTCCAAGGCTTAATCTTGAAGTCTTATGAAAATATCCGGCAACTGAAATACAAATATTATACAGAGGAACCTAAAATCCAGCAACAGGATATTGAACAAATTCTTAGTG ATGTATCTATGTCCGGTTTCCATGAAGAGGTCAGACAAATAAAGAAGTCCATCCGCCAAGATCCACAGAACGTGGCTTCTAGGAAAATCAAATACCTAAGTGACGCCGAATGGGTTTTATTAAAGTTCCTAGCCAGCGTCCTGCAAAGGCTTTCCGAATTGCTCAAGCAGCATCCTGATTTATATGATCCTCTGAAATCAGAAGCTGAGTTTATACTGACGCGAGCCATGAGCCAAAAGCTACGAATTTCTCGACAGATGATGGAAGAGATTACTTGTGAACTGCAACGCATTGTAGTTCTCCCAGCATACTGGAAGGTCCTCGAGCGTTTCCTGCAAACCAAACACCATTATCTCGGTAGGATCCGAAATGAACTTGCTAACTGTTTTCACCCGTGTCGAAAGTTCGATAGTCAGACGGAGGAGAAAGTCCGGGGCCTattgaaagaaagtgagaaatttATTGGCGGCCTTGGGATAAGTGAAGAGGAAAGGCTGCAGATCATTGGAGCTGTTGGACTCAAGCAAGGTCACTGGTACAAATGCCCTAACGGCCATATTTACTGTATCGGGGAGTGTGGAGGAGCCATGGAAGAATCAAAATGCCCAGAGTGTGGAGAAAAAATTGGCGGTAGAAACCATGCTCTCCACGGTAGGAATAGGCATGCGGGAGAGATGGACGGATCGCACTTTGCTGCCTGGTCTGACCAAGCCAACATGGCAAACTATGTATTTGATCATTAA